In the Topomyia yanbarensis strain Yona2022 chromosome 3, ASM3024719v1, whole genome shotgun sequence genome, one interval contains:
- the LOC131689392 gene encoding uncharacterized protein LOC131689392, with amino-acid sequence MLHTLNVNLTYSLLMNTTQSTLSLQRNFNVKMIISIASHLSAQSAAGHNSYDAVIPSVAQLVPLPDNSTSCSPRAICGDSDHRARSPETWNAARHLSHDTDGLRIYYQNARGLKTKIDDVYLAAVDGDYDVCVFTETWLDARITSVQLFGDAYTVYRADRNSGNSICGRGGGVLIAVSTAFASCEIDVGSLTSVEAVWVRITTPSKNFYIGAVYIPPEKRLDCNIMQLHMDAVNNASSQAGADGVMIVLGDFNQPGLIWVPSRHGYAYPDPNASITNIASRLLLDGFAFNGLSQVSMIPNHQSRFLDLIFVSETIIPVCSVNEASSVIVPLDNFHPALEISIGTIRSVQYVETLSVDHLNFCKTDFVKLVVLCRKLIGVYCMPKLVLMLQLPSTSDYY; translated from the exons atgctgcacaccctcaatgtaaatttaacttacagtctgctgatgaacacaactcaaTCGACTCTATCGCTCCAGCGAAacttcaatgtcaaaatgataatttcgatcgcatcgcatctgtccgctcag TCAGCCGCTGGACACAACAGTTATGACGCAGTCATTCCCTCCGTAGCGCAGCTTGTTCCCCTTCCTGACAACAGTACATCCTGCTCTCCCCGCGCTATTTGCGGTGATAGTGATCATCGAGCCCGCAGTCCTGAAACTTGGAATGCAGCACGACACCTCTCACATGACACTGATGGTTTGCGGATTTACTATCAGAACGCGAGAGGGTtgaagacgaaaattgatgacgtgtatttagctgctgtggacggtgactacgatgtttgcgtcttcaccgaaacatggctcgatgcgcgtataacatcagtgcagcttttcggcgatgcttacaccgtataccgtgcggaccgaaatagtggcaacagtatttgcggacgtggaggaggagttttgattgctgtttccactgcatttgcctcatgtgagattgatgtaggtagtttaaccagtgttgaggctgtttgggttagaattacaactccatcgaagaacttttatattggtgctgtctatattcctcctgaaaagcgactcgactgcaatatcatgcaacttcatatggatgctgtgaataacgcttcttcacaagctggcgcggatggcgtgatgattgtccttggtgatttcaatcagccagggctcatatgggtgccgtcacgacacggatacgcttacccaGACCCGAATGCCTCGATaaccaacatcgccagtcgtttgctactggacggatttgctttcaacgggctaagtcaagtaagcatgattcctaaccaccagtcacgctttctggatctcatctttgttagtgaaactattatacctgtatgttccgtcaatgaagcatccagcgtgattgttccacttgacaactttcatcccgcgcttgaaatctcaattggcactattcgatcagttcagtatgtagaaactctttctgtcgaccatctcaacttttgcaaaactgattttgtaaagctggtagttctctgtcgcaaattgattggagtgtactgcatgcccaagttagtgttaatgctgcagttgccatctacaagcgactactactga